In the genome of Thermus antranikianii DSM 12462, the window GGCCGGAGGAGCTGGTCATCGATTTCGACGGGGACGGCTCCTTCCAGATGACCCTTCAGGAGCTGGCCACTGTGGTCAAGTACAAGTTGGACGTGAAGGTGGTGGTCCTCAACAATGGCTACTTGGGCATGGTGCGGCAATGGCAGGACCTCTTCCACGCCAAGCGCTACTCCGAGGTGTACCTGGCGGACTCCAACCCCGACTTCGCCCGCCTGGCGGAGGCCTACGGCATCAAGGGGGTCAAGGTGGAGCGCAAGGAGGATCTGATGAAGGGGGTGGAGGCCGTGCTTTCCACCGATGGGCCCGTGGTGGCCGAGTTTAAGGTCTACCACGAGGAAGGAGTCTTCCCCATGATTCCGGCCGGGGGTGCGGCGGAGGACATGATCCTCGAGCACCCAGAGGAGCGGGAGGAGGTGGAGGCGTGAGGCACATCATCTCCGTCCTGGTGCAGGACCACCCCCGGGTCTTGAACCGCATTACGGGCCTTTTCGCCCGCCGGGGCTTCAACCTGGAGAGCCTGGCGGTGGGGACCACCCATGTGCCGGGGCTTTCCCGCATCAGCCTGGTGGTTTCAGGGGACGACCACACCCTGGAGCAAGTGGAAAAGCAGCTGAACCGCCTGATCGAGGTTTTGAAGGTGACCGACCACTCCGAGCCCCATGTGGAGCGGGAGCTGGCCCTGGTTAAGGTGCACGTGGCCGGAGTGGAGGAGAGATTGGCGGTGAAGGACATCCAGGAGGCCTTCCGGGCCCGGGTGGTGGATGTGGCCCAGAAGAGCCTGATCTTGGAGCTCACCGGGGATTCCAAAAAGATAGACTCCTTCATCGAGGCCCTTAGGCCTTATGGGATCCTCGAGGTCATGCGCACCGGAGCGGTGGCCATGAGCCGAGGAGAGCGCACCCTTAAGGTCAGGGAAAAACGGGAGGCGGTATGAAGATCTATTACGAGCACGACGCGGACCTAGGCTTCATCCAGGGCAAGAAGGTGGCGGTGCTGGGCTTTGGCTCCCAGGGGCACGCCCACGCCCTTAACCTCAAGGATTCGGGGGTGGATGTGCGGGTGGGCCTTAGGCCTGGGTCTAAGAGCGCCGCCAAGGCGGAGGCTATGGGCCTTAGGGTCCTTTCCGTGGCCGAGGCGGTACGGGAGGCGGACATCGTCATGGTTCTCCTTCCCGACGAGACCCAGGGCCGGGTTTACCGGGAGGAGATCGAGCCCAACCTTAAGGAGGGAGCGGCCTTGGCCTTCGCTCATGGCTTCAACATCCATTTCGGCCAGATCAAGCCCAGAAGGGATCTGGACGTCTGGATGGTGGCGCCCAAGGGCCCTGGCCACCTGGTGCGGAGCGAGTACGTAAAGGGAAGTGGGGTGCCGGCTCTGGTGGCCGTGCACCAGGATGCTTCGGGTTCAGCCTTCCCCACCGCCTTGGCCTACGCCAAGGCTATAGGGGCGGCCCGGGCTGGGGTCATCCCCACC includes:
- the ilvN gene encoding acetolactate synthase small subunit; translation: MRHIISVLVQDHPRVLNRITGLFARRGFNLESLAVGTTHVPGLSRISLVVSGDDHTLEQVEKQLNRLIEVLKVTDHSEPHVERELALVKVHVAGVEERLAVKDIQEAFRARVVDVAQKSLILELTGDSKKIDSFIEALRPYGILEVMRTGAVAMSRGERTLKVREKREAV
- the ilvC gene encoding ketol-acid reductoisomerase codes for the protein MKIYYEHDADLGFIQGKKVAVLGFGSQGHAHALNLKDSGVDVRVGLRPGSKSAAKAEAMGLRVLSVAEAVREADIVMVLLPDETQGRVYREEIEPNLKEGAALAFAHGFNIHFGQIKPRRDLDVWMVAPKGPGHLVRSEYVKGSGVPALVAVHQDASGSAFPTALAYAKAIGAARAGVIPTTFKDETETDLFGEQAVLCGGLTRLIQAGFETLVEAGYPPEMAYFETVHEVKLIVDLIYEAGFAGMRYSISNTAEYGDYTRGEVSVPVEETKKRMREILRQIQSGEFAREWMLENQVGQPVLEANRKRWKEHPIEEVGARLRAMMPFLRARVLEEVG